The genomic interval GGCGAGCTTCTCGTCCTTTACCTCGAGCACGACCTTGGCCTTGAGATATTGCACCCGCTCGCCCGGCGTACCGGCGAGGTTGACCATGATCTCCGGCACTTCGACGAAGTTTGGCGGCTTCACTTCCTTGGCGGCTTCGGCCTGATGCGCGTCTTCGCCGTGACCGGCGAACAGGAAGAAATAAGCGCCGGCACCGCCGCCGAGCAGCAGCACGGCCGCCGCAGCGATGATGATCAGCTTCTTCTTGCTCTTTGGCGCCCCGCCTTCGGCGGCTTCGGCGCCTTCTTCCGGTTTCTCTGCGTCCGCCATCGGCCGAATCGCCCATATCCCAAAAAGCGAGCCGCAGCCGAGGCGAACCGTAAACGCGAGACTAACGCCGCCAGCGCCCAAGGCTCTGATGACACGACGCTATGGGGCAATGGTTAACGGAACCTTTCCACGGCGGTGGCGGGTAGGAAGATTTTGCCGGCCGGTATGGTCAACAAGTCCTTTATTGCCGGCCCGGCCGCTCCCTTAAAATGAGCAAGCTACTGATTTAGATGAATTTTCTGAGTTGGCACGAGCTTCGCTAGGTGTCTGGTGAGCCGCGCGCTTGGGAGAGCGCCTGCGGTTCGCACGATCCGCCACCGGTCTGGGAGGACTTGGCGGCGGGTCATTCAAGGGAGAACCACCGATGGAGAATGCTCTTCTCGTCGGACTGTCACGGCAGGTCGTGCTCGAACGGCAGATGGATGTCGTCGCGAACAACCTCGCCAATCTCAACACCAACGGCTTCAAGGCGGAGCGGTCGGTGTTCCAGGAATTTCTTAACACCGGCGCGCACGAGGACAATTTCGCGCGGCCGGACCGGCGCGTCAGCTTCGTGCAGGACCGCGCCACCTACCACGATCTGTCGACCGGCGCGCTGCAAGAGACCAAGAACCCGCTCGACGTCGCGATCGACGGCAAGGGCTTTCTGGTGGTGCAGACACCGCAGGGCGAGCGCTTCACCCGCGACGGATCGCTGACGATCAACGCCCAGGGCCAGCTCGTGAACGGCTCCGGCTTCCCGGTGCTCGGCACCGGCGGCCCGATCGTGATCCAGCCGACCGACAAGGAGCTGTCGATCTCGTCGGACGGCCGCGTCAGCGTGGTGGAAGGCACCTCGATCATCGACTCGCTGCGCGGCAAGCTGCGGGTGGTGACGTTCGACCGGCCGCAGAGCCTGATCAAGCAGGGCGGCAATCTGTTCGCAGCCACATCCGACCAGGGCACGCCCGACACCAAGTCGATGCTGCGCCAGGGCTATGTCGAGAAGTCGAACGTCAACTCGGTCCTCGAAATGACCAAGATGATCGACGTCACCCGAACCTACACCCAGATCTCGGCGATGCTGCAGCAGGAGAGCGAGCTGCGCAAATCCGCGATCGAGAAACTCGCCGAAGTGCCGGCCTAACGGAGACTGACCATGCGCGCACTCTACACTGCGGCGACCGGGATGGCGGCCCAGGAGCTCAACGTTCAGGTGATCTCCAACAACATCGCCAACATGCGCACCACCGGCTTCAAGAAGCAGACGGCGCAGTTTCAGGACCTGATCTACGATCACGTCCGCCGCGTCGGCGCACAGGCGTCGGACCAGGGCACGATCCTGCCGGTCGGTGTCGACATCGGCGGCGGCGTCAAGACCGTCGGTACGCCGCGGCTGATGACCCAGGGCACTCTGTCCCCTACCGGCAACGATCTCGACCTTGCGGTGCGCGGCGAAGGCTTCTTCAAGATCCAGATGCCGGACGGCACCTTCGCCTACACCCGCGATGGCTCGTTCACCAAGGACAACACCGGCCGCATGGTCACGGCCAACGGCAACCCGGTGCAGCCGACCATCACCGTTCCGAACGGCGCGACCAGCATCACCGTCGCCGCCAACGGCCAGGTGTCGGTGACAATCTCCGGTTCGACCACGCCCACCGTGATCGGCCAGATCGGCCTGACCCGTTTCATCAACAAGGCCGGTCTGCAGCCGCAGGGCGACAACCTGTTCATCGAAACCCCGGCGTCCGGAACGCCGCAGGACGGCATCGCTTCTGCCGACGGTCTCGGCGACATCATGCAGAAGACGCTGGAGATGGCGAACGTCGAAGTGGTGACGGAAATCTCCGACCTGATCTCGGCGCAGCGCGCTTATGAGATGAACGCCAAGGTCGTCAGCTCCGCCGACCAGATGCTGCAATCGACCTCTAATATGTTCCGCTGAGGAGACGGCTGATGATCCGCGCTCTCCTCCTCGCCTCCACCCTGGTCGCCGCCGCCGGCAGCGGCGCAATCGGCCAGACCGCAACGCCCACGGCACAGCCCGAGGGCGAACTGCGCCCAAGCGACGTGCTGAAGTCGCCGGTGCTACGTCCGCATGTCGAGGTCACCGGCGAACTGGTCCGGATCGGCGACGTGATCGAGAACGCCGGCGCCGCAGCAAGTATTGCGATCTATCGCTCGCCCGACCTCGGCACCACCGGCGCGCTGCCGACCGCCACCGTCCTCGCGGCACTGCGCGCCCATCAGGTGATCGGTGTCGATACCCGCGACATCACCGAAGTCACCGTGACCCGGCTCGCGCGCACGCTGGCGGCCAAGGAAATCGAGCAGCAGGTGGTTCAGACCCTGCAGCAACGCCACGGCCTCGGCGAGCCCGAAGACCTGACGGTGAATTTCGACCGCGACGTC from Rhodopseudomonas palustris carries:
- the fliL gene encoding flagellar basal body-associated protein FliL, with protein sequence MADAEKPEEGAEAAEGGAPKSKKKLIIIAAAAVLLLGGGAGAYFFLFAGHGEDAHQAEAAKEVKPPNFVEVPEIMVNLAGTPGERVQYLKAKVVLEVKDEKLAEQIKPNMPRITDLFQTYLRELRSGDLNGSVGMFRMKEELTRRVNMAIAPAQVSAVLFKEVLVQ
- the flgF gene encoding flagellar basal-body rod protein FlgF, which translates into the protein MENALLVGLSRQVVLERQMDVVANNLANLNTNGFKAERSVFQEFLNTGAHEDNFARPDRRVSFVQDRATYHDLSTGALQETKNPLDVAIDGKGFLVVQTPQGERFTRDGSLTINAQGQLVNGSGFPVLGTGGPIVIQPTDKELSISSDGRVSVVEGTSIIDSLRGKLRVVTFDRPQSLIKQGGNLFAATSDQGTPDTKSMLRQGYVEKSNVNSVLEMTKMIDVTRTYTQISAMLQQESELRKSAIEKLAEVPA
- the flgG gene encoding flagellar basal-body rod protein FlgG, with product MRALYTAATGMAAQELNVQVISNNIANMRTTGFKKQTAQFQDLIYDHVRRVGAQASDQGTILPVGVDIGGGVKTVGTPRLMTQGTLSPTGNDLDLAVRGEGFFKIQMPDGTFAYTRDGSFTKDNTGRMVTANGNPVQPTITVPNGATSITVAANGQVSVTISGSTTPTVIGQIGLTRFINKAGLQPQGDNLFIETPASGTPQDGIASADGLGDIMQKTLEMANVEVVTEISDLISAQRAYEMNAKVVSSADQMLQSTSNMFR